The genomic DNA CGGCTTTCGGGTTCGGCATAAGGCCGCGGGGGCCAAGCAGCTTACCGAGCTTACCGACGGTCGCCATCATATCAGGAGTCGCAATAGCAACGTCGAAGTCGAACCAACCGGCGGCGATTTTATCGCCAAGATCGGCCGCGCCGACATAATCTGCGCCTGCTTCTTCCGCCTCTTTAGCCTTCTCGCCCTGTGCAAAAACGGCAACTCGTACGGTTTTACCGGTTCCGTGCGGGAGCGAGACGGTGCCGCGAACCTGCTGGTCGGCTTTTCGTGGGTCAACGCCAAGCTTCATGTGGACCTCAACGGTCTCGTCGAACTTAGCGCCAGGGAGCTCTTTGAGGAGTGTGACCGCTTCAAGCGGCGTGTACAGCTTGGTGCTGTCGATCTTTGTCTGATCTTCGCGGTACTTCTTACCTTTTTTCATTCTACTTCCTCCTTGTGGTAATGCCGGCTCCGTTTAAATTTATCTACCGATACGGAGCCTCCCACAGCGAGACACATATCACATATTTATGCCCTATGTCTCGCCGAAAAACACTGCGCGGGCGGGCTGGAACCCGGCCCGGCACATTTAAAACACAACTACTCCGCGACCTCGACGCCCATGCTGCGCGCGGTACCCGCAATAATCTTCATTGCGGCTTCAACATCGTTTGCGCTTAGGTCTTGCATCTTGGTCTCGGCAATCTGGCGAACCTGATCTTGCGTGAGCTTCGCCACTTTGACCTTATGCGGCTCGCCTGAGCCTTTATCGATACCGGCGGCCTGTTTGATCAAAAACGCAGCCGGCGGTGTCTTAGTGATAAAGCTAAACGAGCGGTCTTCATACACGGTGATTTCGACCGGGATAATCGTTCCCATGCGGTCGGATGTCTGTGCATTAAAAGCTTTGCAGAACTCCATGATGTTAACGCCATGCTGGCCTAACGCCGGACCGACCGGCGGTGCCGGATTAGCCTGGCCTCCAGAGATCTGTAGCTTTATCTTAGCCATCATCTTCTTAGCCACTTTGGATTCTTCCTTTCCATACAACTTATATCAGAAGCAAATGCGTAATAGCCCAAAACGATAATCCAATTACCTATATAAAATCCATAACAACTGTTAGCTGCTACATGTAGAATTCGCGCACCCGCTACCGCTAACAATATATACAAAGAAAAGTGCAGGATTCTTTCTGTGCTTCCTGCACATTTCGCTTTACTTATTACAACGGAGCTTTTGCCGTTTAAGAATTGGCATAAGCCGCTACTGTGCGCCCTGTTGCGTTATATCTACAATCCTAGTTACAAATCTAACTATAGTTTCGCTACCTGGTCGAAGTTCAGCTCGGCCGGTGTCTCGCGACCAAAGATGGAAACCATAACCCTGACTTTGCTCTGGTCGACGTTGACCTCGGCAATGGTCCCGGTGAAATCCGCCAGCGGGCCGGCGATAACCTTGACAGTCTCGCCCTCTTCGAACTCGACTTTCGGTTTCGGCTTCTCAAACGCCGGACGCGCCAGGATTTTATCGACTTCCTGGTCGGAGAGCGGCGTCGGTTTCGCGCTTGAGCCAACAAATCCGGTCACACCAGGGGTGTTCCGGACAACATACCAGGAATCATCATCAAGGTCCATCTGCACCATGATATAGCCAGGAAACACCTTGCGCTCCATGATGGTTTTCTTGCCGCCCTTGATCTCCATGACCTCCTCGGTGGGAATCACCACTTCAAAGATCTTGTCCTCCATCTCCATGGAAGATA from Candidatus Aquicultor sp. includes the following:
- the nusG gene encoding transcription termination/antitermination protein NusG; its protein translation is MMKNWYVIHTYSGYENKVRANLEHRISSMEMEDKIFEVVIPTEEVMEIKGGKKTIMERKVFPGYIMVQMDLDDDSWYVVRNTPGVTGFVGSSAKPTPLSDQEVDKILARPAFEKPKPKVEFEEGETVKVIAGPLADFTGTIAEVNVDQSKVRVMVSIFGRETPAELNFDQVAKL
- the rplK gene encoding 50S ribosomal protein L11 → MAKKMMAKIKLQISGGQANPAPPVGPALGQHGVNIMEFCKAFNAQTSDRMGTIIPVEITVYEDRSFSFITKTPPAAFLIKQAAGIDKGSGEPHKVKVAKLTQDQVRQIAETKMQDLSANDVEAAMKIIAGTARSMGVEVAE
- the rplA gene encoding 50S ribosomal protein L1 gives rise to the protein MKKGKKYREDQTKIDSTKLYTPLEAVTLLKELPGAKFDETVEVHMKLGVDPRKADQQVRGTVSLPHGTGKTVRVAVFAQGEKAKEAEEAGADYVGAADLGDKIAAGWFDFDVAIATPDMMATVGKLGKLLGPRGLMPNPKAGTVTFDIGKTVKDVKAGKIEYRVDKFGIVHSIIGKKSFPVENLIDNYQALIEEIIRAKPSAAKGKYIKTIAIAATMSPGIKVDTTKTRDLMEETVTA